The genomic stretch GGTCGTGGATGCGCTCGGTCATCATCGCCAGCGCGGGAATGTCCTCATCGTCCCACAGGCGGACCTCGATGAACGGCGTGATCTCCGACGTGTAGTGGATTTCGGCCTGCTCAGTACACACCACCGCCCATCCGCCCTCGGCCTTCACCGCCCGCATCTCGGCGTGGGCCTGCACATCGCGGTACCCCATGCCGTTGCAGTGGGGAACCTGGAAGAAGCGGTTCCGGGCCACCAGAGGGCCGAAGGGCACCTCCTCCAAAAGCACGCCATAAGGGTTGTCGCTCATGTGGTGATCCTCTCAAGTTCCCACGGGTGCTTGCCTGTTCCAGGCCACCGAGCCTTCGATCACCACCTGGTCGAGCAGCGGGGCGCCAGGAGCGAGGAAGAGCTCGTTGGGATGAGGGCAGTCGAGCACGATGAGGTCGCCCCGCTTGCCGATATCGAGAGAGCCGCACTCGGCGCTGAGGCCGATACTGTAAGCCGCGTTCAGCGTGGCGCCCACCACAACCTCGGCTGGGGTCAGCCGGAACCAGGGGGCGGCGGTGGCCATGGTGGTCAGCAGCGACGTGGCGTGGATCGACGAGCAGTAGTCGGTGGAGACGGCCAGCGGCACCTCGTTGTCGACAAAAGCCCGGGCATTGGCCCGCCGATCAGTCATGTAGATCAACTCGGCGATGGGCAGAACCACGGCGATGGTGTCGGATCGGCCCACATCGCGGATCTCGTCGTCGGGGGTGTAGGTGAGGTGCTCGGCGCTGACGGCGTCGGCGCCGGCGGCGGTGGCCCACCCCTGCGAGGGTTTCCAGGCGTCGGCGTGGACTCTCGGCTCGAGTCCCACGGCCCGGCCGGCCTCGATGAGCCTGCGGGCTTGGTCGGGGGTGAAGTAGCCGTCTTCGACTGTGACATCGTGGAACTGGGCGATCTGCTGGCCGGCCACGGCCGGGAGCATCTCGTTGACGATCAGGTCGGTGTAGACATCAGACGGGTGCCCGTTGCCGTCGATGTCGCGGGGCACGACATGGGCGCCCAGAAAGGTCACCACCAACTGGAGCGGTGTGTGGGCCCGCGACTCTTCGAGCAGCCGCAGCTCCCGCAGTTCCTCAGCCACGGTCAGCCCGTAGCCCGATTTGACCTCCAGCGTGGTCACCCCTCCTACCAAGACCCGTTCATAGGCCCGGGCCAGCCGCTCGCGGAACTCGTCGTCGCCTGTCTCTCGGCTTGCCACCACGCTGGCCCAGATGCCGCCGCCGCGGGCGGCCACCTCGGCCAGGCTGGCCCCGCCGAGACGCTCGGCATACTCCTGGTGGCGCTCTCCGCCGAACAGGGCATGGGAGTGGCATTCCACCAGGCCGGGCAGCACCGTCTTGTTCGCCGCGTCCAGCACCGGAACCGACGGGTCGCCCCATTCCGACATCACCTCGTCGATATGGCCGACGGCGGCGATTCGGCCGCCGCGGATCGCAATCGCGCCGCCGGCAACCAGGTCCATCTCGTTTTGCCCAGCACCCCGGCGAGGGCCGCCGCGGTCTCGCACCGTGGCGATGTTCGCCGCGCCCACCACGTTGAGATCGCTCACGGGCGCCCCTCCTCACCATCGCTCTCGGGGATCACAGCGATCACGTCTATCTCCATCAGCCACTCCGGGCGGGCCAGCCCCGACACCACCAACCCGGTGGACACCGGGTACACCCCCTTGAGCCAGCGTCCGATCACCTGGTAGACGGGCTCGCGGTGGCGGGGGTCGGTGATGTACACCGTGATCTTCACGATATGGCCCGGTTCGCTTCCGGCCTCCTCGAGCAGTTGGAACACGTTGGCCATGGCCTGCTCGGCTTGGGCCGCGGGGTCGCCCCGCCCCACCAGGTTGCCGTCGAAGTCGGTGCCCACCTGGCCACGCAGGTACACCGTGTTGTTGGCCACCACCGCTTGGCAGAGGTCGTTGTCGAGGCTCTGGTCGGGGTAGGTGTCGCGGGTGTTGAACTTGCGCACCCGACTGTTCACGCCCCGGCATGGGCTTGGCCGAGCTGGGCCGTGGTGCCCTCGAAGGGCGTCGAGCCGCCCCTGCCGCCCTTGGCGGAGAACCCCTTGCCCAGCGCGATCTCGGCCAGGCGCTCCACGTACAGGTCGTCGCGGAAGTGCAGCGTGAACGTGCGGGCGTCGCGCATCATCTGGCCCAGCGGGTAGCGCTCGTGGCAGGCCCGGGCCCCCAGCAGGTCGAAGCCCTCATAGGGGATCGACAGCACGGCGTCTTTGGCCAGGTGCATGGTCCTCACCGCATCGGCCTCCACGCTGTCGGGATCGTCGCCCCGGTCTAGGCGGGCGGCGGTGGCCCGCAGGCACTCCCGGGCCGCGAACAGCTTGGCATCCATGCGCCCGAGGCGCACCCGCACCACCTCGGAGCCGCTGAGGTCGTCTCGGTCCTTGATGTAGCCGGCGATGAAGTCGAAGGCGGCTTGAGCCGATCCGATGTGGTTGGCCGCGTAAGCGCATGAGAACGTGCGGGGATCGCTGGCCACCCATCCGCCCGGCACACCCACAACGTGGTCATCGGGAATGAACACATCGGTGAACTTCACTCCGCAGGATATTGTTGAGCGCATGCCCAGCATCTGCCAGTCGTCCAGCAGCTCCACCCCCTCCGACTCCTTGTCGACCACCGCGAACACCATCCTCATGGCGTAGGGTTCGTCGCCCTCCACCGCGGCCCACACCATCAGGTACGTGGCAATGGCGGCGACGGAGGCGAAGCCCTTGCGGGTGGTGAGCGTGTAGCCGCCGTCCACCTTCGTCAGCTCCGACTCCAGCCGCTCGGCGCCGTTCTCATACAGGTGGGCCTCCGACCCGAGCGATGCGCAGAACGCGCCATCCACGATGCGGGGCATGAAGTAGCGGCGCTGGGCGTCGGTGCCGTGCCAGGCGATGATGCCGGCGGCATGGTTGTGGACTTGCAGCAGCTGCGCAGTGTTGGTGTCCCAATAGGCGAGCCGCTCCAACATCTCGTACCAGCCGCTGTAGTTGCCGGGCTGCCAATAGCCGAAACCGCCGTAGTCCACCGGGACGCAGAGCTTGTGCAGTTCGGCCTCTTTGGCCTCGGCGAAGTTCTCATGCGGGAAGGCCGGCTCGGCGTCCAGGTCGGGCATCCGGTGCCGAAAACGCGGTCCGAGCTCTTCCACCCGGGACAGCAGCTCCGCCGTCGAGGGCGGTGGTGTGGCGTGCGGGGCTCTTTCGGCTATGGACGGTGCTGTTGTCATTGACGGCCTCCTTTGGCGGTCGAGATCAGGCGATGCGATGGGTATGCGGCATCTACGGTGCGGCACAGAAGGCGTTGACGGCCTTGTGCAGTGCTTCGGCGCAGCATTTACGGCAAGAAGCAGAAGGCGTTGACGGCCTTGTGCAGTGCTTCGGCGCAGCGCTGGAGCTGCGCGGGGTGGATGTGCTCGTCTGGTTTGTGGGCGTCGGCGATGTCGCCGGGACCGGCGATCACGGTGGGCACGCCCAGGCGCTGGGCATACAGCCCCGCCTCGCAGCCGAACGCGACGGCTGTGGTTTCGTCAGTTCCCATCGCCGACCCCAGCTTCTGTACCGCTGGCAGTGTGGAATCAGTGTGCAGTGCGGGGTAGTCGGCCAATTCGGCGGTGTGGACCGAGCCGCCGACGGGGGCCAACTCGGCGTTGATCCGCTCGATCTCTCCCCAGATCGGAGCAACCAGGGCATCGACGGCGGCTGAGGCGTCAAAGCGGACTTCGAAGGCCAGCTCGCACTTCGGGGCCAGAACGTTGAGCCCAGCACCCCCGTCGATCGAGCCGATGTTGGCCGACACGAATGCCTCCCCCGCGGATGCCCCCCCGCCCGTGTTCAGCGCATCTATGGCCGCGCCCAGCTTGACGGCCTCGGAGATCGCGCTGGGCTCGGTCCGGGCTCGGCTGGAATGGCCAGCCGGGCATTGAATGGCGACGCGGTGGGCGGTCTTGCCGGTATGGGCGATGGCCAGATGCATGGAGGTCGGCTCGCCGACCAGCGCTGCCTCGGGGCGGCAGGCGGGCTGGGCCGCCAGGTGGTCCAGCAGTCCCCTCACTCCGATGCAGCCGATCTCCTCGTCGTAGCTCAGCGCCAGGTGCAATGGCTTGCGCAGCTTGCGGTGGTCGAGGGAAGAGGCCACGGCCAGCGCCGCGGCGATGAAGCCCTTCATGTCGGCGGTTCCCCGGCCTTGGAGCCGCCCCTGCTTCTCGGTGAGACGATAGGGGTTGGTAGACCAGCCCGACCCTGCCGGCACCACGTCGGTGTGCCCCGACAGGAGCAGCCCTCCCGGCTCGTCGGGGCCGAAGCGCAGGTGCAGATTGGACCGCCCGCTCGGGCCCCCCACGGCGCGCCCATGGGCCCCGGCTTGGGTGGCGCGCTCAGCGCAGAAATCGACCAGCGCTTGGTTGGGCGCGCCGCTTTCTGTCTCGAAGGCCACAAGCCGGGCGAGGAGATCGATGACCTCCTCGCCCGACTCGCTTGGGAGGGGATCCAAGTCAGGTTCCGTTCCGTCAGATCAGTGGTCTGATCAGAAACCGGTCAGCCGGCCGCGATGATCTGCGACCAGGTGTCGGCGAAGATGGAGTGCTCTTCGCTTCGCACCTGCCACACCAGCCTGTCGCGGATGTCGTCGGTCAGCTCCAGGCCGGTGCCGGCGATGACCTCGTGATAGCCGTCTGAGAGCAGCGGCGGCACCAGCACATTCGGGGTGTAGCCGATGGTGAACTCGGTGATCAGCGCGCCGATGTCGGGCTCGAGCATGTAGTTGATCAGCACATGGGCGGTGTACGGATCGGGGGCATCGGCGGGGATCACAAAGTTGTCCTGCCAGATGGTCCCACCCTCATCGGGGATGATGTAGCGGATGTTCGGGTTGTCGAGGTAGGCGATGCCGGCCGCGAACCCCCACGACTGGGCGGCCAGAACCTCGCCGCTGGCCAGGTTGCCGATGTAGTTGGCCGAGTCGAACCCCGTCACGCAGTCGCGGGCGTCGAGCACCAGCTCCAGGGCCTCGTCGTGAGCGGCCTGGGAGGTCTCGTTCCAGTCGTATCCCAAATAGACGAGCGCGGCGCCGAGCACCTCGCGCTGGTCTTCGAGCAGCGACGACTGCCCGCACAGCGGGTTCTCGTCGAAGATGGCGCTGTAGCTGGTGGGCGGCGTGTCGAAGGCAGCCACGTCAAAGGCGAAACCGGTGGTCGAATACTGATAGGGCAGCGAATAGACATTGCCCGGGTCGTAGTAGGGGTCCATCTGGTTCGTGTCGATGTTGGCGACGTTGGGAATCTCGCCCATGTCGAGTGCTTGGAGCAGACCCTGCGACGACATGATCTCCACCGCGTAGTCGGTGACGATCACCAGGCTGTAGCCGGAGTTGCCCGCGTCCACCTTGGCCACGGCCTCCTCGTTGGCCACGTGGGTGTCCATCGTCACGCTCACTCCGCACTCCTCCTCGAACATGTCGAGAACGGCCACGTCGATGTAGTCGGCCCAGTTCAAGAAGTTGATCGAATCGCCGAGCCGGTCGGGATCACCGCAGCGATCCGAGGCCGGCATCTCGGTGGCCGGAGGGTCGGTGGGTGCCGGCTCGGGTGCCGGGGCCTCGGTGGGTGCCGGCTCGGGTGCCGGGGCCTCGGTGGCCGGGGCGGCCGGCTCGGGCTGGGCCCCGTCATCGTCGTCGTTGCCACAAGCCGCGGCAACGAGTCCGAATACGAGAGTCACAGCCAGCAGCCGCAGCCAAAGCCTTCGGCTGCCAGCCCAATTGGCCAGTTGGTCCAAGAACGTTGGACCGCTGGTTTTCTTGGTTGATTTGGTCATGGGTATTCCCCTCCAATCAGGTGTGGGTTGCTTGGGTAGCTCTTGGTCCCGGCCCCGAGGCATGAAGGCCATCGGGGTCGGCGTCTTGGGCCGGGGCGGCGGCGGGGGTGCCCGAGTCGACGTCTTGGCCGAGGGCGGCGTCGGGGCTCTGGTCCAGCCGGGTGCGTCGTCGTGAGACCGCCGATTGGATTGCCAGCGCACCGGTGAGTAGCAGCGTCGATGCCCCGAAGATCAGCGTGGACACCGCATTTACCTGAGGGCTGATGGTGCGTCGGAGCTGGCCGAAGACTTCGATGGGCAAAGTGGTCGCGCCCGGACCGCTCACGAAGAAGGTGATCACGAAGTTGTCCAGCGAGAGGGTGAACGCCAGCAGCGCCCCGCCGAGCACGCCGGGCATGATCGACGGCAGCGTCACCTTCCAGAAGGTTGTCCAGGCGTTGGCGCCGAGGTCTTGAGCGGCCTCCTCCAACGCCGGGTCGAGGGTACGCAGGCTGGCCCGCACCACCAGGGCCACGAAGGCGGTGCAGAAGGCGACGTGGGCGATGATGATCGTGGGCCGTCCCATCCGGATGGCGTCTTGGGCATCGCGGCCCAAGATGTCGTTGAGGCGGCCCAGCGTGAGGGAGAAGAAGGCCAGCAGCGCCACCCCGGTCACGATTTCCGGGGCGATGACCGGCAGGTACACCACCTGCTGGGCTGCGGTTCGGCCCCGGAAGACCCGCCGGTCGAGGGCCAGCGACAGCATGGTTCCAAACACCACGGCGATCGCGGTGGAGACGATGGCGATGAACAGCGAGTTCCAGGTGGCCGTTATCAGCCGCTCGTTGTCGGCCAGCGCCGAGTACCACTCGGTGGTGAAGCCGGCCCAGCGGCCTCCGGTGCGGGCCTGGTTGAACGAGAACAGCACCAGAACCGCGACCGGTAGGTAGAAGAACGCGTACACCAGCGCCGACGCCGACCCGATCGCCAGCTTCGGCACCCGCTCGCCGGGACGGCTGCGGCTCACAGCCCGGCTGGGGCTTCTCGTAGCGCTTCCAGCGCGTACGCCCGCACGGCTGCGGCTCACAGAAGCTGCTCCTGGTCGCGGCGGCCCACTGTCGCATACAGGCCGGCCAGGGTGATCACGCTGAACAGGGCGGCAATGGCCGCGCCCAGCGGCCAGTTGAACGCCTCTCCGAACTGGAGCTCGAGCAGGTTGGCGATCATGTTGGTCTTGCCGCCGCCCAAAAGGGTAGGGACCAGGTATTGCGACACCGAGAGCACGAAGACCATGACCCCGCCCACGATCAGGCCCGGCTTGACCATGGGCACGAACACGTCGGCAAACACCTGCGGAGGACGGGCGCCCAGGTCGCGGGCGGCTTCCATCTGCGCTCGATCGACTCGCTCGGAGGCCGCGTACAGCGGCAGCACCATGAACGGCAGCGCGGTGTAGACCAGCCCGAGGATCACCGCGAAACGGGTGTTCAAGAACACGATCCGGTCCATGCCGAGCGTCTCCAGGAAGTTGTTGACCGGCCCGGTGTTCGCCAGCAGGAACCGGATGGCATAGGTGCGCACCAGCATCGACGTCCAAAACGGGATCATCACCGCGATGAGCAGGGCGTTCTTGGTGACCGTGCTGTGGCGCGACGAGATGAAAACGGCCAGCGGCAGGGCGAGGGTTATGCAGATGATCGTGGCCAGCACCGACCACACCACCGACCGGGCGAAGACCGCGGTGTAGTTGTTGTACGCACTGGCCAGGTGGTTGATCGCCACCAGTCCGCCGAACAGCCCGGCCAATGCCAGGCTCCGGGAGATGCGACGGCCCAGATAGCGGGCGGCCGCAATAGCCGGGACCGAGGCTGCCGCGGTGGCGGCAATGCCCCGCACCGCGGCCGAGCCGATGGTGCCCCAGCCTGCGGTGGACCGTCGGCCCTTGGCCACGATCTGGTCCCAAGAGTCGAAGGTCGCCTCCCAGACCACGCCGCCGCCGAGCTTGGGGGTGAGGAGCGAGTAGACCACGATCAGCACGCCCGGGACCACATAGGCCACCGAGATCCACAGCAGGCCAGGGGCCAGCAGCGGGACGACGCGGCGCCGGGCACGAGCTTGCTTGGCCATCATTCCAC from bacterium encodes the following:
- a CDS encoding ABC transporter permease; the encoded protein is MEARHRVPGGMMAKQARARRRVVPLLAPGLLWISVAYVVPGVLIVVYSLLTPKLGGGVVWEATFDSWDQIVAKGRRSTAGWGTIGSAAVRGIAATAAASVPAIAAARYLGRRISRSLALAGLFGGLVAINHLASAYNNYTAVFARSVVWSVLATIICITLALPLAVFISSRHSTVTKNALLIAVMIPFWTSMLVRTYAIRFLLANTGPVNNFLETLGMDRIVFLNTRFAVILGLVYTALPFMVLPLYAASERVDRAQMEAARDLGARPPQVFADVFVPMVKPGLIVGGVMVFVLSVSQYLVPTLLGGGKTNMIANLLELQFGEAFNWPLGAAIAALFSVITLAGLYATVGRRDQEQLL
- a CDS encoding ABC transporter permease gives rise to the protein MSRSRPGERVPKLAIGSASALVYAFFYLPVAVLVLFSFNQARTGGRWAGFTTEWYSALADNERLITATWNSLFIAIVSTAIAVVFGTMLSLALDRRVFRGRTAAQQVVYLPVIAPEIVTGVALLAFFSLTLGRLNDILGRDAQDAIRMGRPTIIIAHVAFCTAFVALVVRASLRTLDPALEEAAQDLGANAWTTFWKVTLPSIMPGVLGGALLAFTLSLDNFVITFFVSGPGATTLPIEVFGQLRRTISPQVNAVSTLIFGASTLLLTGALAIQSAVSRRRTRLDQSPDAALGQDVDSGTPAAAPAQDADPDGLHASGPGPRATQATHT
- a CDS encoding spermidine/putrescine ABC transporter substrate-binding protein, whose translation is MTKSTKKTSGPTFLDQLANWAGSRRLWLRLLAVTLVFGLVAAACGNDDDDGAQPEPAAPATEAPAPEPAPTEAPAPEPAPTDPPATEMPASDRCGDPDRLGDSINFLNWADYIDVAVLDMFEEECGVSVTMDTHVANEEAVAKVDAGNSGYSLVIVTDYAVEIMSSQGLLQALDMGEIPNVANIDTNQMDPYYDPGNVYSLPYQYSTTGFAFDVAAFDTPPTSYSAIFDENPLCGQSSLLEDQREVLGAALVYLGYDWNETSQAAHDEALELVLDARDCVTGFDSANYIGNLASGEVLAAQSWGFAAGIAYLDNPNIRYIIPDEGGTIWQDNFVIPADAPDPYTAHVLINYMLEPDIGALITEFTIGYTPNVLVPPLLSDGYHEVIAGTGLELTDDIRDRLVWQVRSEEHSIFADTWSQIIAAG
- the hutI gene encoding imidazolonepropionase is translated as MSDLNVVGAANIATVRDRGGPRRGAGQNEMDLVAGGAIAIRGGRIAAVGHIDEVMSEWGDPSVPVLDAANKTVLPGLVECHSHALFGGERHQEYAERLGGASLAEVAARGGGIWASVVASRETGDDEFRERLARAYERVLVGGVTTLEVKSGYGLTVAEELRELRLLEESRAHTPLQLVVTFLGAHVVPRDIDGNGHPSDVYTDLIVNEMLPAVAGQQIAQFHDVTVEDGYFTPDQARRLIEAGRAVGLEPRVHADAWKPSQGWATAAGADAVSAEHLTYTPDDEIRDVGRSDTIAVVLPIAELIYMTDRRANARAFVDNEVPLAVSTDYCSSIHATSLLTTMATAAPWFRLTPAEVVVGATLNAAYSIGLSAECGSLDIGKRGDLIVLDCPHPNELFLAPGAPLLDQVVIEGSVAWNRQAPVGT
- a CDS encoding M20/M25/M40 family metallo-hydrolase; the encoded protein is MDPLPSESGEEVIDLLARLVAFETESGAPNQALVDFCAERATQAGAHGRAVGGPSGRSNLHLRFGPDEPGGLLLSGHTDVVPAGSGWSTNPYRLTEKQGRLQGRGTADMKGFIAAALAVASSLDHRKLRKPLHLALSYDEEIGCIGVRGLLDHLAAQPACRPEAALVGEPTSMHLAIAHTGKTAHRVAIQCPAGHSSRARTEPSAISEAVKLGAAIDALNTGGGASAGEAFVSANIGSIDGGAGLNVLAPKCELAFEVRFDASAAVDALVAPIWGEIERINAELAPVGGSVHTAELADYPALHTDSTLPAVQKLGSAMGTDETTAVAFGCEAGLYAQRLGVPTVIAGPGDIADAHKPDEHIHPAQLQRCAEALHKAVNAFCFLP
- a CDS encoding acyl-CoA/acyl-ACP dehydrogenase, which codes for MTTAPSIAERAPHATPPPSTAELLSRVEELGPRFRHRMPDLDAEPAFPHENFAEAKEAELHKLCVPVDYGGFGYWQPGNYSGWYEMLERLAYWDTNTAQLLQVHNHAAGIIAWHGTDAQRRYFMPRIVDGAFCASLGSEAHLYENGAERLESELTKVDGGYTLTTRKGFASVAAIATYLMVWAAVEGDEPYAMRMVFAVVDKESEGVELLDDWQMLGMRSTISCGVKFTDVFIPDDHVVGVPGGWVASDPRTFSCAYAANHIGSAQAAFDFIAGYIKDRDDLSGSEVVRVRLGRMDAKLFAARECLRATAARLDRGDDPDSVEADAVRTMHLAKDAVLSIPYEGFDLLGARACHERYPLGQMMRDARTFTLHFRDDLYVERLAEIALGKGFSAKGGRGGSTPFEGTTAQLGQAHAGA
- a CDS encoding RidA family protein — protein: MNSRVRKFNTRDTYPDQSLDNDLCQAVVANNTVYLRGQVGTDFDGNLVGRGDPAAQAEQAMANVFQLLEEAGSEPGHIVKITVYITDPRHREPVYQVIGRWLKGVYPVSTGLVVSGLARPEWLMEIDVIAVIPESDGEEGRP